The sequence below is a genomic window from Salinispira pacifica.
CGGGGGTTTTCTACATCGGGGTTCACTGACGAATCGGTTCATCAAACACACCTGCACAACGATGGCCGGAAAAATGGAAGAGGCAGAACAGACAGCGGAAGAAAGGACCCGGGTAAAAAGCGCCCTGCGAACCCGGCGTCACTTATCCGGAAAACGCTCAATGTTCTCATCATCCTGCTGGTGACCATCCTGGTGCTGGAGCTGGTGTTCCATTTTGTTATTGCCCCCGGTCTTGAGCTGAAGCATGTGCAGCTGGACAGCGATATGGATATCACCATGCAGGAAGTTGAGCAGGCCGGAGGCTTCTCAACGGGAGATCTGTTCTACCGTTTGGATGAGTCGGGAATCCAATCCCGGCTAGAAGCCCTCCCCGAGGTGCTGGAGGCTGAGGTAAAGCGGATCTTTCCCGATTCCCTGGGAGTGAAACTCCGCCAAAGGGAAGAGCTGGCTATCGTCATGCTCCAGGGGGATCAGGGCTATGTTCCCGCAGCGGTGGATTCCCAGGGGGTGATTTTCCGGACCGGCAGAGAAATCCGCAATTGGGAACTGCCGGTGATTCACGGAGTGGAACTGGAAAACAGCAGTCCCGGGGCTCAGTTGAACACCCCGCAGCAGCGAATGCTTCAGGATGTTCAGAATATCATGAAGGAGTCGCCTCAGCTGCTCCGGGCCTTCAGCGAATTGCGAATGGATGAGGTATATCCGGGAATTTATGAATGGGTATTGATTCCCGTTCATATGCAGGTAAGACTTCGGGCCGCAGCCGGCCTGGACGGGGATACCGCGTTGTTTATGCTCAAGACCCTGGATATGATGAAGGATCGGGGGCTCGAGGAAATTGACGAGATTGATTTCAGGACCGGTGACGTGATATACAGCAATGAGAGGGGAGAGTATGGCCTGGAGTGATCCAATTGTGGGCCTGGATATCGGCACCACACGGGTGTGCGCGATAAT
It includes:
- a CDS encoding cell division protein FtsQ/DivIB — translated: MADFLSDHSLWEHKHPGYGNAEYAKPGESPHPDYRYEKFGSRGFSTSGFTDESVHQTHLHNDGRKNGRGRTDSGRKDPGKKRPANPASLIRKTLNVLIILLVTILVLELVFHFVIAPGLELKHVQLDSDMDITMQEVEQAGGFSTGDLFYRLDESGIQSRLEALPEVLEAEVKRIFPDSLGVKLRQREELAIVMLQGDQGYVPAAVDSQGVIFRTGREIRNWELPVIHGVELENSSPGAQLNTPQQRMLQDVQNIMKESPQLLRAFSELRMDEVYPGIYEWVLIPVHMQVRLRAAAGLDGDTALFMLKTLDMMKDRGLEEIDEIDFRTGDVIYSNERGEYGLE